A region from the Cannabis sativa cultivar Pink pepper isolate KNU-18-1 chromosome 9, ASM2916894v1, whole genome shotgun sequence genome encodes:
- the LOC115723425 gene encoding uncharacterized protein LOC115723425 — MATSNGVQVSPLGTSIEEHGKSIEHVDPAPTPNTETTIAKNARVDAMWEQMNKGLSKKEMQDLLKKPTKKTVKTTQKSASNWKTYLGLAPKGIVSPKQDVPKKEPSTTDNSSSDEAKRVAAAALAAVKDSAAAASVKGKVEIMEVRDFAGQDIEVKKLVDADSKEALEKTKASAPSAVDAVLEQIKKKQKLSVLDKTKKDWGEFKEENKGLEDELDAYKKSSNQYLDRVSFLQRTDYREFERERDARLAVQAKRKPDMRED; from the exons ATGGCCACCTCCAATGGAGTCCAAGTTTCACCTTTAG GCACTTCTATTGAAGAGCATGGCAAATCAATTGAGCATGTTGATCCCGCGCCTACTCCAAACACAGAGACCACTATTG CTAAAAATGCTCGGGTTGATGCCATGTGGGAGCAAATGAATAAGGGACTCTCTAAGAAGGAAATGCAAGATTTGTTAAAGAAGCCTACAAAAAAAACTGTGAAAACTACACAGAAGTCGGCTTCT AATTGGAAGACTTATCTTGGCCTGGCACCAAAGGGGATAGTCTCCCCGAAACAAGATGTGCCGAAGAAAGAACCTAGCACCACTGATAACAGCTCCAGTGACGAAGCCAAGAGGGTTGCAGCTGCTGCGCTTGCGGCAGTTAAGGATAGTGCAGCTGCTGCATCAGTAAAGGGAAAAGTCGAG ATTATGGAGGTTCGAGACTTTGCAGGGCAAGATATTGAAGTTAAGAAGCTTGTTGATGCTGACTCAAAGGAGGCGTTGGAAAAGACCAAAGCTAGTGCACCTTCTGCTGTTGATGCTGTTCTCGAGCAAATTAAGAAGAAACAAAAACTGAGCGTGTTGGACAAGACTAAAAAGGATTGGGGAGAGttcaaagaagaaaataaaggaCTAGAAGATGAATTGGATGCTTATAAGAAGAGTTCTAACCAGTATCTGGATAGAGTTTCATTCTTGCAGCGAACAGATTACAGGGAGTTCGAGCGGGAAAGGGATGCACGGCTGGCTGTGCAAGCCAAGAGAAAGCCAGATATGAGGGAGGACTGA
- the LOC115723412 gene encoding dihydrolipoyl dehydrogenase, mitochondrial, producing MALASLARRKGYLLSRNFSNQTSEALRYSLSLTSFSRGFASSGSDESDVVVIGGGPGGYVAAIKAAQLGLKTTCIEKRGTLGGTCLNVGCIPSKALLHSSHMYHEAMHSFANHGVKFASVEVDLPAMMGQKDKAVSNLTRGIEGLFKKNKVTYVKGYGKLISTSEVSVDTIDGGNTIVKGKNIIVATGSDVKSLPGITIDEERIVSSTGALALKEIPKKLVVIGAGYIGLEMGSVWGRLGSEITVVEFASEIVPSMDGEIRKQFQRSLEKQGMKFKLNTKVVGVDTSSGGVKLTLEPAAGGDQTTLDADVVLVSAGRTPFTSGLGLEKIGVETDKGGRILVNERFATNVPGVFAIGDVIPGPMLAHKAEEDGVACVEFIAGKVGHVDYDKVPGVVYTHPEVASVGKTEEQVKALGIEYRVGKFPLLANSRAKAIDDAEGLVKVLAEKETDKILGVHIMSPNAGELIHEAAIALQYDASSEDIARVCHAHPTMSEALKEAAMATYDKPIHM from the exons ATGGCTTTGGCTAGCTTGGCGAGAAGAAAGGGTTACCTTCTTTCTAGAAACTTCTCGAACCAGACCTCCGAAGCTCTCAGGTACTCGCTTTCTCTTACCTCATTTTCCAGGGGTTTTGCCTCATCGGGATCTGATGAGAGCGATGTAGTGGTCATCGGCGGTGGTCCTGGCGGCTACGTGGCCGCAATCAAGGCCGCTCAGCTTGGACTTAAGACCACCTGTATCGAGAAACGTGGGACTCTCGGTGGTACTTGCCTTAATGTTGGCTGCATACCTTCAAAG GCACTTCTTCATTCCTCCCATATGTACCATGAAGCTATGCATTCTTTTGCCAATCATGGAGTGAAGTTTGCATCTGTTGAAGTTGATTTACCTGCCATGATGGGTCAGAAGGATAAAGCTGTTTCGAACCTTACCCGAGGTATTGAAGGCTTATTCAAGAAGAATAAGGTGACCTATGTCAAGGGGTATGGTAAATTGATTTCGACGTCGGAGGTTTCTGTGGACACCATAGATGGTGGGAATACCATTGTCAAAGGAAAGAATATTATTGTTGCTACTGGTTCTGATGTAAAGTCTTTACCTGGTATTACTATTGATGAGGAGAGAATTGTTTCATCGACTGGTGCTTTGGCTTTGAAAGAGATCCCTAAGAAACTTGTTGTCATTGGAGCTGGATACATTGGCCTGGAAATGGGTTCTGTATGGGGCCGACTTGGCTCTGAGATAACTGTTGTTGAGTTTGCCTCGGAAATTGTCCCCTCCATGGATGGAGAAATTCGCAAACAATTTCAACGCTCACTTGAAAAGCAAGGGATGAAATTTAAGCTTAATACTAAGGTTGTTGGAGTTGACACTTCTAGTGGTGGTGTGAAACTGACACTCGAACCAGCAGCTGGTGGTGATCAGACCACTCTTGATGCCGATGTTGTTCTTGTATCGGCTGGTAGAACCCCATTCACGTCTGGACTTGGTCTGGAGAAGATTGGAGTTGAAACTGACAAGGGAGGGAGAATTCTAGTCAACGAGCGATTTGCAACGAATGTGCCTGGTGTTTTTGCTATTGGGGATGTCATTCCGGGGCCAATGTTAGCGCACAAGGCAGAGGAAGATGGAGTTGCTTGTGTAGAGTTCATTGCTGGTAAGGTCGGTCATGTGGACTACGACAAGGTTCCTGGTGTTGTCTACACTCACCCTGAGGTTGCATCAGTGGGAAAGACCGAGGAGCAGGTGAAGGCACTTGGTATTGAATACCGTGTTGGAAAATTCCCTTTGCTAGCTAACAGCAGGGCCAAAGCAATTGATGATGCTGAAGGACTTGTAAAGGTTTTGGCTGAGAAGGAAACTGACAAGATTTTGGGAGTTCACATAATGTCCCCAAATGCTGGAGAGCTCATTCATGAAGCAGCAATAGCGTTGCAGTACGATGCATCTAGTGAAGACATTGCTCGTGTTTGCCATGCTCATCCAACGATGAGCGAGGCATTGAAGGAAGCTGCCATGGCTACCTATGACAAACCCATTCACATGTAG
- the LOC115723415 gene encoding chorismate synthase 2, chloroplastic isoform X1 — protein MASLNTVVATSSLLSNPFWGNSNTQQPLPISALTLKSNFQPKKLQVKAGGSSMGSHFRVTTYGESHGGGVGCVIDGVPPRQPLSQADLQADLDRRRPDQSQVVSPRKETDKCKILSGVYEGMTTGTPINIFIPNIDPREQDYTEMMVAYRPSHADATYDMKYGIRSVQGGGRASGRETVGRVAAGAVAKKILKQFSGIEVLGYVSQVGNIVLPMELVDHQTMTLDQIESNIARCPNSEYAEKMISAIEYVRERGDSIGGVVSCFVRNCPQGLGSPVFDKLEAELAKALMSIPSTKGFEIGSGFAGTYLTGSEHNDEFFVDEHNRIRTKTNRSGGIQGGVSNGEIINMRVAVKPTATIAKKQLTVTRDKTETELITRGRHDPCVVSRAVPVVEAMVAIVLVDQLMAQYAQCNLFPLNQHLQEPLNLKPNFPNYVYNQ, from the exons AGGTGAAAGCAGGAGGGAGCAGTATGGGAAGTCATTTTCGGGTTACAACATATGGTGAATCTCATGGCGGAGGTGTTGGTTGTGTAATTGATGGAGTACCGCCTAGGCAGCCTCTTTCCCAAGCTGATTTGCAAGCTGATCTTGATAGGAG GAGGCCAGATCAAAGCCAAGTTGTATCTCCTAGGAAAGAAACTGACAAGTGCAAAATACTTTCCGGAGTTTATGAAG GAATGACTACTGGAACACCCATTAATATATTCATACCTAACATTGATCCAAGAGAACAA GATTACACTGAGATGATGGTAGCTTATAGGCCTTCACATGCAGATGCAACATATGATATGAAGTATGGAATTAGATCTGTTCAG GGGGGTGGCAGAGCTTCAGGAAGAGAAACTGTGGGGAGAGTTGCTGCTGGAGCAGTTGCCAAgaaaattctcaagcaattttCAGGAATTGAG GTTCTTGGTTATGTTTCACAAGTTGGCAACATTGTGCTTCCAATGGAATTGGTTGATCACCAGACTATGACACTTGATCAG ATAGAGAGCAATATTGCTCGGTGTCCCAATTCTGAATATGCTGAGAAGATGATTTCTGCCATTGAATATGTTCGAGAGAGAGGAGATTCAATTGGAGGTGTGGTTTCGTGCTTTGTTAGGAATTGTCCACAA ggGCTTGGGTCACCTGTTTTTGACAAACTTGAAGCTGAGCTTGCTAAAGCTCTCATGTCCATACCATCAACAAAGGGATTTGAAATTGGAAGCGGCTTTGCGG GCACATATTTGACTGGAAGTGAACATAATGACGAGTTCTTTGTGGATGAACATAATAGAATCAGAACAAAGACAAATCGATCAGGTGGAATACAG GGAGGAGTATCCAATGGAGAAATCATAAACATGAGAGTTGCTGTCAAGCCAACTGCTACTATTGCT AAAAAACAACTTACAGTGACACGAGATAAAACAGAGACAGAGTTGATCACTCGCGGTCGACATGATCCATGTGTTGTCTCTAGAG CTGTGCCAGTGGTGGAGGCAATGGTAGCTATAGTGCTGGTGGATCAATTAATGGCACAATATGCTCAGTGCAATTTATTTCCCCTAAATCAGCATCTCCAAGAGCCCCTCAACCTCAAGCCCAACTTCCCAAATTATGTTTACAATCAAtag
- the LOC115723434 gene encoding stress-response A/B barrel domain-containing protein HS1 encodes MEEAKGVVKHVLLAKFKEGTSDDQIQQLIKGYANLLNLIPSMKSFHWGKDVSIENLHQGFTHIFESTFENTEGVAEYVAHPAHVEFANVFLSNLDKVVVFDYKPTTVLLP; translated from the exons atgGAAGAAGCGAAAGGAGTGGTAAAGCATGTGTTGTTAGCAAAGTTCAAAGAGGGAACTTCAGATGATCAGATTCAACAACTTATCAAGGGCTATGCCAATCTCCTCAATCTCATTCCATCCATGAAATCCTTCCACTG GGGAAAAGATGTGAGCATTGAGAATCTGCATCAAGGGTTCACTCACATATTTGAATCAACCTTTGAGAACACAGAGGGTGTTGCTGAGTATGTAGCTCATCCTGCCCATGTTGAATTTGCAAATGTTTTCCTTTCAAATTTAGACAAAGTTGTTGTTTTTGACTACAAACCCACCACAGTACTTCTTCCCTAA
- the LOC115723415 gene encoding chorismate synthase, chloroplastic isoform X2, which yields MGSHFRVTTYGESHGGGVGCVIDGVPPRQPLSQADLQADLDRRRPDQSQVVSPRKETDKCKILSGVYEGMTTGTPINIFIPNIDPREQDYTEMMVAYRPSHADATYDMKYGIRSVQGGGRASGRETVGRVAAGAVAKKILKQFSGIEVLGYVSQVGNIVLPMELVDHQTMTLDQIESNIARCPNSEYAEKMISAIEYVRERGDSIGGVVSCFVRNCPQGLGSPVFDKLEAELAKALMSIPSTKGFEIGSGFAGTYLTGSEHNDEFFVDEHNRIRTKTNRSGGIQGGVSNGEIINMRVAVKPTATIAKKQLTVTRDKTETELITRGRHDPCVVSRAVPVVEAMVAIVLVDQLMAQYAQCNLFPLNQHLQEPLNLKPNFPNYVYNQ from the exons ATGGGAAGTCATTTTCGGGTTACAACATATGGTGAATCTCATGGCGGAGGTGTTGGTTGTGTAATTGATGGAGTACCGCCTAGGCAGCCTCTTTCCCAAGCTGATTTGCAAGCTGATCTTGATAGGAG GAGGCCAGATCAAAGCCAAGTTGTATCTCCTAGGAAAGAAACTGACAAGTGCAAAATACTTTCCGGAGTTTATGAAG GAATGACTACTGGAACACCCATTAATATATTCATACCTAACATTGATCCAAGAGAACAA GATTACACTGAGATGATGGTAGCTTATAGGCCTTCACATGCAGATGCAACATATGATATGAAGTATGGAATTAGATCTGTTCAG GGGGGTGGCAGAGCTTCAGGAAGAGAAACTGTGGGGAGAGTTGCTGCTGGAGCAGTTGCCAAgaaaattctcaagcaattttCAGGAATTGAG GTTCTTGGTTATGTTTCACAAGTTGGCAACATTGTGCTTCCAATGGAATTGGTTGATCACCAGACTATGACACTTGATCAG ATAGAGAGCAATATTGCTCGGTGTCCCAATTCTGAATATGCTGAGAAGATGATTTCTGCCATTGAATATGTTCGAGAGAGAGGAGATTCAATTGGAGGTGTGGTTTCGTGCTTTGTTAGGAATTGTCCACAA ggGCTTGGGTCACCTGTTTTTGACAAACTTGAAGCTGAGCTTGCTAAAGCTCTCATGTCCATACCATCAACAAAGGGATTTGAAATTGGAAGCGGCTTTGCGG GCACATATTTGACTGGAAGTGAACATAATGACGAGTTCTTTGTGGATGAACATAATAGAATCAGAACAAAGACAAATCGATCAGGTGGAATACAG GGAGGAGTATCCAATGGAGAAATCATAAACATGAGAGTTGCTGTCAAGCCAACTGCTACTATTGCT AAAAAACAACTTACAGTGACACGAGATAAAACAGAGACAGAGTTGATCACTCGCGGTCGACATGATCCATGTGTTGTCTCTAGAG CTGTGCCAGTGGTGGAGGCAATGGTAGCTATAGTGCTGGTGGATCAATTAATGGCACAATATGCTCAGTGCAATTTATTTCCCCTAAATCAGCATCTCCAAGAGCCCCTCAACCTCAAGCCCAACTTCCCAAATTATGTTTACAATCAAtag
- the LOC115723420 gene encoding probable protein phosphatase 2C 2: protein MIVRQKMVVQAEIICPQSSSIPVLDKYHLRVPAQELVELSSSPPPPASEIVTLESVANCSETIQGDIVETSSIVKFVPNIRSGSHADIGPRDSMDDEHICIDDLSGHLGSQFRCPMPSAFYAVFDGHGGPEAAAYIKRNAMRLFFEDSELPQTTDIDEVFLNELENSHRKAFLLADLALAEETSVNSSCGTTALTALLLGSHLLVANAGDCRAVLCRNGVAVEMSQDHKPSFSPERKRVEELGGYIDDGYLNGYLSVTRALGDWDLKFPLGSATPLIAEPDVQQVVLTEDDEFLIIGCDGIWDVMSSQYAVSLVRRGLRRHDDPKQCARDLVNEALQLNTSDNLTAIVICFSSPSRVYEPAPRRSRFRPCNLSEDARRRLKSLLEGN, encoded by the exons ATGATCGTGAGGCAAAAGATGGTGGTCCAGGCGGAGATCATATGCCCTCAGAGCAGCAGTATCCCGGTGCTCGATAAGTACCATCTTCGTGTTCCTGCGCAAGAACTCGTTGAATTGTCTTCTTCGCCTCCGCCACCGGCTTCCGAAATCGTCACCTTGGAATCG GTTGCTAATTGTTCGGAAACTATTCAAGGTGATATTGTTGAGACTTCTTCTATAGTCAAGTTTGTTCCAAACATTCGTTCAGGTAGTCATGCTGATATTGGACCAAGAGATTCCATGGATGATGAACACATCTGCATTGATGATCTATCTGGCCACCTTGGATCTCAATTTCGTTGTCCAATGCCAAGTGCTTTTTATGCTGTGTTTGATGGGCATGGGGGTCCCGAAGCAGCTGCATACATCAAGAGGAATGCTATGAGgttattttttgaagattccGAGTTGCCACAAACGACAGACATCGATGAAGTTTTCTTAAACGagttggaaaattctcacagGAAAGCATTTTTGCTCGCAGACCTTGCGTTAGCCGAAGAAACTAGTGTTAACAGTTCGTGCGGAACCACAGCATTGACTGCCCTACTGCTTGGATCCCACTTGCTAGTTGCCAATGCAGGTGACTGCCGAGCAGTACTTTGTAGAAATGGAGTGGCAGTTGAGATGTCTCAAGATCATAAGCCTTCTTTCTCGCCAGAACGTAAGCGAGTTGAAGAGTTGGGTGGTTATATTGATGATGGTTATCTCAATGGTTACTTATCAGTCACACGAGCTTTAGGGGACTGGGACCTGAAATTCCCACTCGGTTCAGCAACACCACTCATTGCAGAGCCTGATGTTCAACAGGTTGTGTTAACAGAAGATGACGAATTTTTGATCATTGGCTGTGATGGAATCTGGGACGTTATGTCAAGCCAATACGCAGTCAGTCTCGTCCGTCGTGGACTGAGGAGACACGATGACCCAAAGCAGTGTGCTAGGGACCTTGTCAATGAAGCATTACAACTAAACACATCAGATAATCTAACTGCAATAGTCATCTGCTTTTCATCCCCATCTCGAGTATACGAGCCAGCTCCTCGACGATCAAGGTTTAGACCGTGCAATCTTTCTGAAGACGCCCGAAGAAGGTTGAAAAGCCTACTCGAAGGCAATTAA